The genomic stretch GGCTGCGCACCTTCCCCATGTGGGACTGGGTGGGCGGGCGCACCTCGGTGTTGTCGGCGGTGGGCCTGTTGCCCGCGCGGCTGCAGGGGCTGGACACGGACGGGATGCTCGCGGGCGCGCGGGACATGGACGTGGCCACGCGCGTGCGTGACGGGGTGCGCAATCCCGCCGCGCTCCTGGCGCTCATGTGGTTCCACGCGGGCGGGGGCCGGGGCCAGAAGGACATGGTCATCCTGCCGTACAAGGATCGGCTCCTGCTCCTGTCCAAGTACCTCCAGCAACTGGTGATGGAGTCGCTGGGCAAGGAGCTGGACGTGTCCGGCGCGGTGGTCAACCAGGGCATCGCCGTCTACGGCAACAAGGGCTCCACGGACCAGCACGCCTACGTGCAGCAACTGCGCGAGGGCGTGAACAACTTCTTCGCCACCTTCGTGGAGGTGCTCAAGGACCGCGAGGGCGAGTCCATGCAGGTGGAGCCGGACATCACCAGCGGCGACTACCTGTTGGGCTTCCTGCTCGGCACGCGGCGGGCGCTCTTCGAGAAGGGCCGCGAGTCGATGACCATCACCGTGCCGGACGTGAGCGCGCGGACGCTGGGTGCCCTCATCGCCCTGTACGAGCGCGCGGTGGGTCTCTATGCGACGTTGGTGAACATCAACGCCTACCACCAGCCCGGTGTGGAGGCCGGCAAGAAGGCCGCGGGCGTGGTGTTGGAGCTGCAGCGCAAGGTGCTGGCGCGGCTGCGCGCGGAGCCCGCCAAGGCGCAGACCGCCGAGGAGCTGGCGCGCGCGGTGGGCGCTCCGGACGAGGTGGAGACCGTGTTCAAGGTGCTGGAGCACCTGGCCGCCAATGCGCCCGCGGGCGTGCGGCGCGAGCCGGGCACCAGCCGCTTCGAGACCCGCTTCCGCGCGAGCTGAGCCCGCTCGCCTGTGGGGGAGTCAGGCTTACACGACCCCCCCCGCCCGGGGCTGTCCAGAGACTCCGGGCCTATTGGATGGTGCACACCCTCCACGCTAATCTGTTCAAAGCTCGTCGTGCCCGCTCTTCCCGGGTAACACGGGTAGCGAGAGAGAACAGGGCCGGGCGGACAATGCTCTGCTCAAGGCTGAGGGGGTTCCCGTGAAGCGCGTGCTACTCGTGGAAGACAGCAACACCATCCGGCACATCCTCAAGGTGTACCTGATGCGGCTCAAGTTGGACTTCCTCGAGGCGGATCGAGCCGACCATGGCCTGCGGTTGTTGATCACACAGCCGGTGGATCTGGTGATCGCCGACTTCAACCTGCCAGGCTCGATGGATGGGCTGGAGTTCGTGCGCCGGGTGCGCGCCAGCGAGTTCTCGCGGGTGCGGCAGGTCCCCATCGTGCTGCTCACCGGAGGCAAGGCCCCGGACCTGGAGGCCAAGGCCCTGGAGGCGGGTGCCTCCGAGTTCGTGCGCAAGCCCATCTCCATCGACTCGCTGGCGACCGTGGCGCGCCGGCACCTGGCGCTGACCGAGGCGGACACACTCGGGGTTTGATCCGGGGGCCGTCCCAGGTCGCCTGTCCGCCCTTCAGGCATGGGGACGGCTTCTCCACGGAGGCGTGCGGGACGGCACTTTCCTCGCCTGATGCTTACCTCTCCGGGCAGTTCGTGGAGGGGTCAGGATGGGCGGACGGGCGTGGGCGCGGTGCGTTCGGGTAGGGCTGTTGTGTCTCATGATGGCGGGCTGTGGGACTCCGGTGGGACCGGAGGCCTCCTCTCGGGGTGGAGAGGATTCCGCCACGCCCCCGGTGCCTTCCGCGCCGGTCTCGCCGCCCGGGGGGGAGACGCCGCCCACGGGTGGCGGGCAGCCCCAGCCTCCGGCTCCGGATGCCGAGCCGCCTCCTCCCACTCCCGCGGTGTGCGCGCCCACGGGCGCGGGGCCCTACTGGCTCCAGGAGGGTGAGCCGCTGACCGTCACGCTCCGGTGCGGCACGGGCCACACCGCGCCGGGGTTGCGCTTCACCGTGTCGCCGCTGCCTCCCGGGGCCACGGTGGACGAGGTGGCGGGCCTGTTGCGCTGGACACCCGCGAAGGGTCAGGCCGCGGTCTGGAACCTGACCGTGACCGAGCAGAGCACGGGCGAGACGGGCGCGCTCGAGCTGGGGGTGGCGGTCCGGCTCGTGTCTCCCAGGGCTGTCCAGACGCTGGACCCGGCCACCTACACCGAGGAGTACGGTCTGCCCGTCTTCCACCTGAGCTTCGAGGGTGAGCTCACGGCGGGGGGCTACCGGCCCGTGCAGGTGATCTACCGGGGGCACCGCTACACCATGGAGGCCAAGTACCGGGGCGCCACCTCCAGCGTCTTCCCCAAGCGCAACTACACCTTCAAGTTCCCCAAGGACGACCTGTTCTCCGAGCCGGAGCTCGCTGGAGGCACCTTCACGGGCCGCCAGAAGCTGGTGCTCATCACGTCCTTCAATGACAACTCATACATGCGGCCGAGGCTCGCCTTCGACTTGTGGAACCGCATGTCGCCGGACCACATCCAGATCAAGACCTTCAGCGCCATCCTCTATGTGAACGGCCGCTTCCATGGCGTGTTCACCGTGGCGGACCACGTGGACGATGATCTGATGGAGCGCCATGGGTTGTCGAAGGACGGCGACCTGTTCAAGGCGGAGGAGGCGGACGCCAACTTCTCGCGCGTGACCAAGAGCGGCGCCGCCAAGACGGAGCTCCATGCGGGCTTCGTGAAGAAGGAGGGCAAGCCCAAGGATGGCTGGGTGGGCGCCTACGACACCCTCAACGCCCTCACCACCTTCATGTCCGACGCGGACGCGGAGACCTTCGTCGCCCGGCGTGGCGAGTGGCTCCACCCGCTCGATTACGAGGACTGGTGGATCTTCAATACCGCCATCCTCGGCACGGACTCGAGCGCGAAGAACGCCTACCACTACTTCGATCCGGTGAGCCGGGCGCCCTGGCGCTTCATTCCGTGGGATCTCGACGCGAGCTTCGGACAGCTCTGGGACACGCGCCGCATCGACGCCGGGGCCCTGCCCGACTTCACCGGCGACAACCGGATCTTCGCCCTCCTGCTGGCCGATCCACGGGTGGCCACGCCCCTGCGCGAGCGCTACCGCTCCCTGCTGAGCGGCCCGTTGAGCAAGCAGCAGGTGCTCGCGCTCATCGACGGGTACGCGCGGGAGTTGCGCATCCCCGCCGAGCGGGACGAGGCGCGCTGGCGCGAGCAGTACCTCACCTTCACGCGCTGGGCCGATCGCACCGACTTCACCACCCACACGGAGGAGGTGGCCTACCTGCGCCAGTGGGTGGAGGAGCGGTGGGAGCTGCTGGAGCGCCAGCTCCCGTAGGACTCAGGAGCCCTGCTCGATGAGCTCCACCCGGTAACCATCCGGGTCCTCGACGAAGGCGATGACGGTGGTGCCGTGCTTCATGGGGCCCGGCTCGCGCACCACCTTGCCGCCGGCCTGGCGGATGGCGTCGCAGGTGGCGCGGATGTCCTGCACGCCCAGGGCGATGTGGCCGTAGGCGTTGCCCAGCTCGTACTTCGAGGTGTCCCAGTTGTGGGTCAGCTCGAGCGCGGGGTGGGTGTCCTCGGGGCCGTAGCCCACGAAGGCCAGGGTGAACTTGCCGTCCGGGTAGTCCTTGCGCCGCAGCAACTTCATCCCCAGGACGCGGGTGTAGAAATCGAGCGACTTCTCGAGGTCGCCCACGCGCAGCATCGTATGGAGGATTCGCATGCCTCCTAGATAACCCGGGCGACTCGGCTCCACGCCTGCAATCGGCGCTGCAGCGCGAGCAGCGTCCACAGGTCGGACGCATTGTCCGGGTCCAGGCTGGCCAGGGCCCGCTCCAGGTGGGGAAGCGCCTCCGTCTCGCCCCACTCCGACAGCCGGCGCAGCGCGGACAGGGAGGTGCCCACGTTCAGCGCGGCCAGCAGCGTGTCCACCACGCGCGGACTGCGCTCCCGGCACAGCCGGTCCACCGCCTCGTGGCGATCCTCGAAGGTGGCGGTGGCGTCGCCCAACACCGTGGCGAGCGCCTGGAAGGTCTCCGTGGGCAGCAGGGGGGCCCGCGGCTCGGGAGGTGGCCAGTATTCGAGTGTGATGCCGGTGGCCCCCGCCGTGCTGCTCTCCCGGCGTACGCCGTCCCCGTCCAGCAACTCCAGCAGCCTCCCGGCTGAGGGCGTTCCCGCGTGCAACACCCGCCGGGCCCGCTCGGCGAGCACGTTCGACTGGCCGAGCAGGTGGATGCGCAGCACCTCGACCTGCGCATCGGCACAGGCCTCCTTGTCCACCCGCTTCCACTTCACGAAGACCTCGCCGAGTCCTCGTCCCTCCATGTACCAGCGGTACTCCAGCCACACGGCGCTCTGCCGTCCGTCGAACCGGGAGTCAGCGGGCTCGTTCATCCGCGCGGCGCCTTCCTCCACTCCCTGGAAGGAGGCATCCAGCAGGGCCTGTACATCCTCGAGTCGCATGCGGGGGGCAGCAGTCTGTCACTTGGCTGTTGCGTGCCTCAAGCTCATGTCGTGCACGACCGTCGGCATCCTGCTCGCGGCCAGGGGGTTGCGAGGGGGTGGGACTCCTCGGCTAGCGTGAAGGCGTGTTCGTTCCAGTGTTTCTCGTCGTGTCCCTGGTGGGTGCCGCTCCCGCCGAACGCGTGGACCTCGTCTTCGGTGGCGACATCATTCCGCATGATGGCGTGAAGCAGGCCGCCGCCGAGCACGCGCTGCGCCAGCCGGGAGGCGCCGCTCATGCCGTGTCGCTCAACCACGAGGGCTGGGACTTCGTCCTCGAGCCCATCGCCCGGGAGCTGCGCGCCGCGGACCTCGCGGTGGTGAACCTGGAGACGCCCATCAGTGGAAATCCACGCGCGCCCACCGCGCCCCTCATCTTCGATGCGCCACCCCAGCTCGCGCACGCGCTCGTCTCCGCGGGCGTGGACGTGGTGTCGATCGCTAACAACCATGCCTTCGATCAGCGCCGCGCGGGCATCCCCTCCACCTGGTCGCACCTGGACGCGGCGGGTCTGAAGCACGTGGGCTCGGCTCCCACCGAGGCCATGGCGTGGGAGCCCCTGGTGGTCGAGCGCAAGGGGATGCGCGTGGGCCTGCTGTCGATCACCCGCTGGCTCAATGGGGCGAGCAACCCGGATGACCCGGACCGCTCCCCGCACGTCGCCTACGTGCCCTACCGCACGAAGAAACGCCAGGGCCTGACGCCCGAGGCGGCCGCGGCACTGGTGGGCTCCGCCTCCCGGCGCTGTGACGCGCTCATCGTCATGGTCCATTGGGGCACGGAGTACTCACACAGCCCCAAGCCCGAGGACCGTCAACTGGCCCAGAGCCTGCTGGAGGCCGGGGCGCTCGCCGTCGTCGGCCACCATCCCCATGTGCTGCAGCCCATCGAGTCCTACCGCACCCGCGCGGGACGCGACACGGTGGTGGCCTTCTCCCTCGGCAACCTCATCGCCAACCAGGATGCGCACTACGTCCATGGCGCGCGCGCGGAGGAGCGGGGCCGCAAGCGGGACTCCATGCTGTTGCGGCTGTCGCTGTCGCGTCCCCATCCGGGGGCGCCCGTGGAGCTCGCGGGCACGTCCGTGCTGCCGGTGTGGATCGACACCAACTACCTGGTGGGGCTGCGCGAGCGCCAGGGGCAGCAGCGCATCCAGCCCGTGCTCCTCGACGAGGAGCTGAAGACCCTGAACGGCCAACTCCTGGCGTTCTCCGCCAGGGAGCCGTCGCGCAAGGTCCGCGAGGAGCGCCGGGAACTCGAGCGCCGGCTCGATCTGGCCCGGCGCCGGCGCGCGCTCATCCTCCGTGTGACCCTGCCCCCGTCCGGGGGCGAGGAGTCCGTGCCGCCCGCTGCTTCCGTGAGGGGCGTGAACTAGCTAGCGGGTCGTGGCGCTCGAGCCGCTCTTGTACATGCTGTCCGGGTTGACCTGATCCTGGTTCTGGCCGACGTCGGCGCCGCTCACGTCGTCCGAGTCACTCGTGCCCGAGCCGCCCGTGCCGAGGTCGGAGCCGGTGCCGCCCGTGCCCGGGTCGGCGCCCGAGCCGCCCGTGCCCGAGTCACGGGTGTCCAGGTCGGAGCCGGAGCCGCCCGTGCCCGTGCTGCCCGTGCCCACGTCGGAGCCCGTCGTGCCCGAGCCACCCGTGCCCAGGCTGCCCGAGCCCGTGCCGGTGCCGCTCGTGCCCGAGCCCCCCGTTCCTGGATCGAGCGTCGTGTTGCGGTCCGCGTCCGGGGTGACCGTGCTGCCGCTCGTCCCGGTGTTGGGCTCCTGCGTGCCGGGGTTCAGCGTGGTGTTGCCACCTCCCTGGGAGGGATCGATCGCGTCGTCCTGCGAGGGCAGGCTGCCCGCGGCTCCGGCGCCGCCCGTGCCCTGGCCCTGGGAGTCGATCACGTCAGGGGGCAGGGTGTTTTGATCCCTCGTCGTGGCGTCGCCGGTGCCTTGAGTCGTGCTGCCCCCTTGCAGGGTGTCTTGCGCGCCGGACTGCGCCTGAGCCCCCGCCTGGCCAGCGCTCAGAATCATCGCTCCCGCGAGCATGCCCACCAGGGCGAACCGCTTGGTGTTCTTTCCAGTCATGGTCGTCTCCGTGAGGTGTTGTCTGTGCGACTGGCGGAAACGTGGGGACGTTGTTCGAAGGTGCACGCCGGGCCCGCTCTCCCGCTCCCTCTCCTGCCCTTCCTGGCATCCCCTCGGGGTGACGCCCCTGGTCAGAAGTGGGGGGCGCGACCTGGGGGCTCGGAGGGGTGTTCATGGGAGGAGAAAGAGATGCAGCAAGTCCCTAGGCGCGGGTTGGCCTCTCGGGTAATGTCCTCCAACGTCTCTTTGGACGTCAGGCACCATGGCATCGAAACGCATTCCGCCCCCTTCTTCGCAGCAGCGCATGGACGACAAGCTGGCCCTGGCCCTGGGGGCGGCGGCGCGGGCCGCCCGGCTGCGCGCGGGGCTCACCCAGGCGGAGGCGGCCGCCAAGGTGGGGCTGGCGCCGGGCGTCTACGGCCGCATCGAGCGCGGCGGCATGATGCCCAGCGTCCCGACACTCAGACGCTTGAGCATCGCCTTGAAGATTCCCTCCGACACGCTCTTGAGCCTGAGCCACTCGGAGGTGACGGCCTGGGTGGACTCGCTCCCCTCGCGTGAGGAGCGCTCGCCAGATCTGCGGCGGCTCGCGCGCTCGCTGCGCAACCTCACCCCGTCCCAGCTCAAGGTGCTCAACGTCATCGCCACCGCGCTCACGCGCTGAGGGTCGTCTCGCCAGGGCAGGTTGTCCAACCTGACGGGGAAGGTGGGCACCAGGGCCCCGATGGGGTCATGGCGGATTCCCGGCTCCGGAGGGGGGAGGCGGCCTGTCTGGCTTTGTTGCTCGCCAGCGGCCTCCGATGCGCCTGGGGAGGGCGCAAAGCACAACGGGCCCCGGACAGGGAATGCCTCCCAGCCCGGAACCCGTCCACTCTCATATGCCAATTCTCGATTCTCAGGATGTGAGGAATTGATTTCCCCATCACCCTCCGCCAGCATTGGAATTATCCAATACTGTCATCAATGCATGGGTGAATGGGTATCCTCGAGGTCGATCTTCTCGTGGCCGCCCGGGCGGTAGGTCTCGCCGGTGAGGACGCTCTTCACGAAGCCCACCAGTTGCACCATGCGCTTGTTGGGTGTGTCCCAGTACTCGGCCTTGTTCACCCTGACACACAAGAGGGCGATGTCCGGGTCATCCACGCCCTTGGGGAACCAGGCCTTGAGGGTGGGATCCCACAGCTTGTGGATCTTCTCCTTGTCACGCACCAGCCGTGCCACACCGCTCACCGACACGTAGCGGTCCCGGCTGGAGTCCGCATAGGAGAGGTTGACGTGGTGGTCACCTTGCACCTCGTCCACCTTGGGGGCGGAGTCATGGGTGAAGAACCACAGTTCCCCGTCGAAGTCCGTGTTCTGCGTCCACATGGGCCGGCTGCGGATGCTCCCGTCCGCCTCCACCGTCGTCATCATCGCGACCTTGATGCCCTGGAGCAGCTCGGCCAGATGCGCCACCGCGTCCTTCTTCTCGGTTTTCTTCGTGGTCATTCCTGCCTCCCGAGAACTCACATTAAGCAGGGGCCCCCTGCCCGACAGTGGGGGCACGGGCCGCTCGTCGTCCCCTCGCTCGCCCCGCGAGGAGGTTGGAGGCAAGAAGTGTTGCGTGGGTGGCAACACCTCTCGCGCAACGAGAACGTGTTTCGTGGAAGACAACACATAGACGAGAATTCTGGAGCATGCGTGCCGCGCAAGGGACCGCGAGCGGAGTGCTCTTCACCCACGAGCGCGCTTCGTCTGGTGATGCCACGCGGGGGGTTGGTGGATTCTTCGCTTACCGTATGGCCAGGATTTTCTTGATGACATGACTGTGCAGTCGCACGTCATCCATGTACTCTGCGGCGCGGTTTTCATCGCGGCGATGGCCGCTGTTTCGGTACCGGGGGCGGAATGGCTGGCATCTTTGGCATGGACGGCTTGTCCACATTACAGGTGCAGGAAGAACTCGAGCGCGGAGGACGTTTCGTCGTGTTCGAGTACTGCGTGTCCTTCTTCCTGACGACTCGGCGGCGCTCGTCGGACGTGTATTTCGTCCGCGCGGGGCAAGGCACGTTCGGGCTGAGCCTGGGCTACACGCTGTTGTCGCTGCTGCTCGGCTGGTGGGGCCTGCCCTGGGGGTTCATCTACACGCCGCGCTGTCTGGCCACCAACCTGCAGGGGGGCAAGGACGTGACGGACCTGGTGCTGCCCTCGCTGCTGGCACCCCGGTACGATCCCGCGCTCGATTACTGAACGGCGCGCTTCAGCCGTCTTCCTGGACGAGCAGCCGGCGCGTGGCCTCGTGCCGGGGGGCGTCCAGCACCTGTGCGGGTGGGCCCTGCTCCACGAGCCGACCCTGATCCAACACGAGCACCTGGTGCGAGGCGCGTGCGAGCCGCACGTCGTGCGTCACCACGAGCTGGGTCATGCCCAATCCGCCCACGCGGCGCAGGGTCTCGATGACCTCGCGGCGCAGGGAGGGATCCAACGCGCTCGTGGGCTCGTCATACAGGAGCACCGCGGGCTCCATGGCGAGCGCGCGCGCGATGGCCACGCGCTGGCGCTGGCCTCCGGAGAGCGTCTCCGGCCAGGCGTCGAGCTGGTGGCCGAGGCCGAGGCTCTCCAGGAGCGAGCGCGCGCGGGCCTCCGCCTCGGCGCGTGGGCGCCGCGCCACCAGGCGCTGCGCGAGCGTGCAGTTGGCCAGCGCGGTGAGGTGGGGGAAGAGCTCGAAGGACTGGAACACGAGCCCCGCCTGTCCACCCAGGTGGAGCGTGCCCGCGTCGGGGCGCTCCAGGCCCACGATGCAGCGCAGGAGCGTGGACTTGCCCGAGCCGCTCGGCCCGAGGATGGCCGCGAGCTGCCCCGTCTCCAGCGTGAAGGACACGCCGTCCAGCGCGGGCGCGGGCGCGCCGGGGAAGTGTTTGCGCAGGCCCTCGACGCGGATCATCGCGGGGCTCCCTTGAGGTGCTGGCCGAGCCGCGCCTCCACCCGGCGCGCGAGCTGCGCGAAGGGCAGGCCCAGCAGCAGGTAGAGCAGGGCGACCACGAGCCCCAGGCCCAGATGATCCCTCGTGGCGTTGGCCAGGTTGAGGTAGGTGCGCGTGAGCTCGGTGAGCGTCACCACGGACACGAGCGAGCTGTCCTTGAGCAACGCGATGAAGTCGTTCGTCATGGGGGGCAGCGAGATGCGCAGGGCCTGGGGAAACACGACGTGCCGCAGCGTCTGCCAGCGCGACATGCCGAGCACGCGCGCCGCCTCGTACTGGCCCGCGGGCACCCCGGAGAGCCCCGCCCGGTAGTTCTCCGCCTCGGCCGCCGCGTAGTTGAGCCCCAGCGTGAGCACGCCCGCGGTGAGGGGCGCGAGCCGCACGCCGAGCTGGGGCAGACCGAAGTACACCAGCGAGAGCTGCACGAGCAGGGGCGTGCCGCGCACCCCCTCGGTGAAGACGAGGGCGAGCGTGCGCAGGGGCCAGGGACCGAAGACGCGCGCCACCGCGAGCCCCAGGCCCACCGCCACCGCCACCGCCATGGCCAGAAGCGACACGGCCAGCGTCATCAGCGCCCCGCGCAGGAAGAGCGCGAGCGTGGCCGGGTAGCGCTCGCGCACGCGCTCCCAGAAGGGCGGCAGCTTGCCCACCGCGGCGCGCCACGCCGTGTATTGCTCGGGCACGCCGCGCGGGGTGGGGTCCGGATCTCCCAGCAGCGCCGCCGTCTCGGCGTTCCACAGGCCCCAGCGCTCGTAGAGGGCGCGCAGGGTGCCCTCCCGCGCCAGCTCCTCGAGCGCCGTGTCGAGCGCGTCACGCAGGGCCTCCTCTCCCAGGCGCACCGCCGCCGCGTAGCGCACCTCGCCGAAGCTGCCCGGCACCACGTCCAGCTCCGGCTCGACGGCGCCGTAGTACCAGGTGATGGGCTCATCCAGCAGCACGCCGTCCGTGCGCCCCAGCATCAGGTCGCGGTACACGTCGTCCTGGCCCCCCTCGTAGGTCTTCGCCTGGGCGCCCTCGCGCACGAGGATGCGCTCGGCCAGACTGCCCGGCAGCGTGCCCACCACGCGCCCCTTCAGCTCGGCGAGTGAGTGCGGCGCGCGGGGGTCTCCCCGGCGCACGGTGAGCCGCTCGGCGGCGGCGTAGTACGGGCGGGTGAGCAGACACACGCGCTTCTTCTCCTCCGTCGCCTCGAGGCCGTTGAGCGCCACGTCGAAGTCTCCGCGCGCGAGCAGCTCCAGCAGGCTGTCCCAGGGCCCGAGCACCACGCGCGCCCGCACGCCCAGCTTCGCGGCGAGTGCCTCGGCCAGCTCCACCTCGAAGCCGATGAGGTGGTTGGGATCCCTCGGATCCGGGAAGACGTAGGGAGCGCCGCCCTGCGCGTCCGCACCCCAGAGCAGCTCTCCGCGGGTCTTCACGGCCTCGAGCCCCCGGGAGGTGGCCAGGGCGGCATCCGGCCAGGCGAGCACGGGCAGGCAGACGAGGAGGAGACAGAGGCACGTGGCTCGGGTCAGGGGTAGTCCTCCCAGCAGCGGAGCCGCCGAGTCTACCCCCGTCAGGGGCCGCGCGAGGTGCCACCTGAAACGGGAACGTGCTAGGCAGCCGCGCCCGGACGCGGGAGGTCCGCGCCGGGGTGGGTGGGCCGTGGGGCCCGAGGAGATGGTGATGCTGAACACGGCGATGAACGAGTGGGCCCTCAAGGCGATCCAACTGGAGACGGCGCTGATGGCGCTGGACGAGGTGGGACTGCCCGCGAACATGAAGGCACAGCGGGAGAAGGCCGAGCAGGCGATGCGCGAGCTGGTGCGCGCCTGGATGGCGCAGAAGCCCAAGCCGGACGAGCGCAAGTGGAAGCAGGAGCCCGCGAAGGAGGGTGGCCAGCCCCAGGACGAGGAGCTCGTCGAGGTGGTGGAGAACCTGAAGGAGGACGGCGTGGAGTGGACCGTGCACCGCGCCACCAGCGACAAGGGGGACGTCGTGGAGACGGTCATCGCGGACGGCCGGGCGTGGATGGCGGCGGGCGGCGAGTACTACATGGGCCAGTGGGACGAGGAGCGTGAGGAGCTGGAGGTGGGCCGGGACGACGAGGAGGGCGAGCTCGGCACGGGCCTCGTCTTCACGCTCCAGGGTGAGCTCGTGTTCGAGTCCCAGCTCGAGGACTGACACGCCCGCCCGGGGTCCGGCTCCCCGCTCGCCGGGCCACCGGGCACTGCCACCGGGGGGTGGTGTTCCCGGTGTGCGTTCTTAAGTTCCAGATGCGTGCCCGGCATGGACGAGCAGGGTGTGCCGGTTGGGCGTTGGGAATGGTGGTCAGGCGGGCGGGGGAGAGCCCGTGTTGGACACGCTCTTTTTTCTTCAGAACGCGCTGCCATCCACACGCGTGCCCGGTGACGCCCCGAGCGAGGACA from Cystobacter ferrugineus encodes the following:
- a CDS encoding glucose-6-phosphate isomerase, whose product is MTERQLWERYQKHLCGVESVGLTLDVSRMNFTDDFLARMRGPLDKAFDAMEALEKGAIANPDEKRRVGHYWLRAPELAPEPALTKDIQDTVAAINAFAGDVHSGRVKPPGAARFTRVLLVGIGGSALGPQLVADALGSTADKMQVFFLDNTDPDGMDRVFAQLGDSLRETLAVVISKSGGTKETRNGMLEAERAWKRQGLDFGAHAVAVTGEGSELDRVAQQGKWLRTFPMWDWVGGRTSVLSAVGLLPARLQGLDTDGMLAGARDMDVATRVRDGVRNPAALLALMWFHAGGGRGQKDMVILPYKDRLLLLSKYLQQLVMESLGKELDVSGAVVNQGIAVYGNKGSTDQHAYVQQLREGVNNFFATFVEVLKDREGESMQVEPDITSGDYLLGFLLGTRRALFEKGRESMTITVPDVSARTLGALIALYERAVGLYATLVNINAYHQPGVEAGKKAAGVVLELQRKVLARLRAEPAKAQTAEELARAVGAPDEVETVFKVLEHLAANAPAGVRREPGTSRFETRFRAS
- a CDS encoding response regulator, yielding MKRVLLVEDSNTIRHILKVYLMRLKLDFLEADRADHGLRLLITQPVDLVIADFNLPGSMDGLEFVRRVRASEFSRVRQVPIVLLTGGKAPDLEAKALEAGASEFVRKPISIDSLATVARRHLALTEADTLGV
- a CDS encoding CotH kinase family protein → MPSAPVSPPGGETPPTGGGQPQPPAPDAEPPPPTPAVCAPTGAGPYWLQEGEPLTVTLRCGTGHTAPGLRFTVSPLPPGATVDEVAGLLRWTPAKGQAAVWNLTVTEQSTGETGALELGVAVRLVSPRAVQTLDPATYTEEYGLPVFHLSFEGELTAGGYRPVQVIYRGHRYTMEAKYRGATSSVFPKRNYTFKFPKDDLFSEPELAGGTFTGRQKLVLITSFNDNSYMRPRLAFDLWNRMSPDHIQIKTFSAILYVNGRFHGVFTVADHVDDDLMERHGLSKDGDLFKAEEADANFSRVTKSGAAKTELHAGFVKKEGKPKDGWVGAYDTLNALTTFMSDADAETFVARRGEWLHPLDYEDWWIFNTAILGTDSSAKNAYHYFDPVSRAPWRFIPWDLDASFGQLWDTRRIDAGALPDFTGDNRIFALLLADPRVATPLRERYRSLLSGPLSKQQVLALIDGYARELRIPAERDEARWREQYLTFTRWADRTDFTTHTEEVAYLRQWVEERWELLERQLP
- the gloA gene encoding lactoylglutathione lyase translates to MRILHTMLRVGDLEKSLDFYTRVLGMKLLRRKDYPDGKFTLAFVGYGPEDTHPALELTHNWDTSKYELGNAYGHIALGVQDIRATCDAIRQAGGKVVREPGPMKHGTTVIAFVEDPDGYRVELIEQGS
- a CDS encoding CapA family protein codes for the protein MFVPVFLVVSLVGAAPAERVDLVFGGDIIPHDGVKQAAAEHALRQPGGAAHAVSLNHEGWDFVLEPIARELRAADLAVVNLETPISGNPRAPTAPLIFDAPPQLAHALVSAGVDVVSIANNHAFDQRRAGIPSTWSHLDAAGLKHVGSAPTEAMAWEPLVVERKGMRVGLLSITRWLNGASNPDDPDRSPHVAYVPYRTKKRQGLTPEAAAALVGSASRRCDALIVMVHWGTEYSHSPKPEDRQLAQSLLEAGALAVVGHHPHVLQPIESYRTRAGRDTVVAFSLGNLIANQDAHYVHGARAEERGRKRDSMLLRLSLSRPHPGAPVELAGTSVLPVWIDTNYLVGLRERQGQQRIQPVLLDEELKTLNGQLLAFSAREPSRKVREERRELERRLDLARRRRALILRVTLPPSGGEESVPPAASVRGVN
- a CDS encoding helix-turn-helix domain-containing protein; amino-acid sequence: MASKRIPPPSSQQRMDDKLALALGAAARAARLRAGLTQAEAAAKVGLAPGVYGRIERGGMMPSVPTLRRLSIALKIPSDTLLSLSHSEVTAWVDSLPSREERSPDLRRLARSLRNLTPSQLKVLNVIATALTR
- a CDS encoding pyridoxamine 5'-phosphate oxidase family protein is translated as MTTKKTEKKDAVAHLAELLQGIKVAMMTTVEADGSIRSRPMWTQNTDFDGELWFFTHDSAPKVDEVQGDHHVNLSYADSSRDRYVSVSGVARLVRDKEKIHKLWDPTLKAWFPKGVDDPDIALLCVRVNKAEYWDTPNKRMVQLVGFVKSVLTGETYRPGGHEKIDLEDTHSPMH
- a CDS encoding amino acid ABC transporter ATP-binding protein; amino-acid sequence: MIRVEGLRKHFPGAPAPALDGVSFTLETGQLAAILGPSGSGKSTLLRCIVGLERPDAGTLHLGGQAGLVFQSFELFPHLTALANCTLAQRLVARRPRAEAEARARSLLESLGLGHQLDAWPETLSGGQRQRVAIARALAMEPAVLLYDEPTSALDPSLRREVIETLRRVGGLGMTQLVVTHDVRLARASHQVLVLDQGRLVEQGPPAQVLDAPRHEATRRLLVQEDG
- a CDS encoding ABC transporter substrate-binding protein/permease, translated to MLAWPDAALATSRGLEAVKTRGELLWGADAQGGAPYVFPDPRDPNHLIGFEVELAEALAAKLGVRARVVLGPWDSLLELLARGDFDVALNGLEATEEKKRVCLLTRPYYAAAERLTVRRGDPRAPHSLAELKGRVVGTLPGSLAERILVREGAQAKTYEGGQDDVYRDLMLGRTDGVLLDEPITWYYGAVEPELDVVPGSFGEVRYAAAVRLGEEALRDALDTALEELAREGTLRALYERWGLWNAETAALLGDPDPTPRGVPEQYTAWRAAVGKLPPFWERVRERYPATLALFLRGALMTLAVSLLAMAVAVAVGLGLAVARVFGPWPLRTLALVFTEGVRGTPLLVQLSLVYFGLPQLGVRLAPLTAGVLTLGLNYAAAEAENYRAGLSGVPAGQYEAARVLGMSRWQTLRHVVFPQALRISLPPMTNDFIALLKDSSLVSVVTLTELTRTYLNLANATRDHLGLGLVVALLYLLLGLPFAQLARRVEARLGQHLKGAPR